In Pyrus communis chromosome 8, drPyrComm1.1, whole genome shotgun sequence, one genomic interval encodes:
- the LOC137742485 gene encoding ankyrin repeat-containing protein At5g02620-like isoform X2: MPLYKAAMKGDWDTTKDILNINRALLTASITKGWETVLHVAAGVKDNIHFVGELVQMMDEEDLALQDIKGNTALSFAAATGTLEIAEILIRKNRSLPTIPGGKGMTPLYVAALFGQSKMAWYLYDKTYETLNEKSRRFLFFCCIDHDLYDVALKLLEDDTTLATARKGDGGTALHVIARKSLEFGDQSTPGMCRRLMNTLKVLLGIKFSYKRNLKQTEALKLVECLWKEMLKHDDDEVMRLIGEPSELLFDAVKLGNYEFLSVLIDSYPELLSECDDNNQTIFHIAVLHRHASIFNLVHETGSIKDIIATYTDNENNNILHLAAKLAPQDQLNLVSGAALQMQRELVWFEEVEKIVQPPFIDMKNNQGKTPRELFTSEHEDLLHKGESWMKSTANSCMLVSTIIATVVFSAAFSIPGGISDNKRTPNFVKETAFLIFIISDGVALFSSSTAILMFLYILTSRYAENDFLKSLPLKLMIGLTSLFISITSMMVAFSTAFYLSCRYELRWVPDLIFIFAFVPVALFAFLQYPLLSDIFFSTYCSSLLFQPRRDLIYWKVKA, translated from the exons ATGCCCCTCTATAAAGCTGCAATGAAAGGCGACTGGGATACCACCAAGGACATCTTAAATATCAACCGGGCACTCTTAACCGCTAGTATAACAAAAGGATGGGAAACTGTTCTTCACGTTGCAGCAGGAGTAAAGGACAATATTCACTTTGTGGGGGAACTAGTCCAAATGATGGATGAAGAAGACTTGGCACTTCAAGACATTAAAGGAAATACGGCACTGAGCTTCGCTGCTGCAACTGGAACCCTAGAAATTGCCGAGATTTTGATACGAAAAAATAGGTCCTTGCCAACAATTCCAGGTGGTAAAGGAATGACACCACTCTATGTGGCTGCTTTGTTTGGACAGTCTAAAATGGCGTGGTATTTATACGATAAAACATATGAAACGTTGAATGAAAAGAGCCGCAGATTTCTATTCTTCTGTTGCATCGATCATGATCTTTATG ATGTAGCCCTGAAGTTGCTAGAAGATGATACTACATTAGCAACGGCCCGCAAAGGCGACGGTGGAACGGCCTTGCATGTCATAGCTCGaaaatctttagaatttggtgaCCAAAGTACTCCTGGAATGTGTAGAAGACTTATGAACACAT TGAAAGTACTCCTAGGCATAAAGTTTTCTTACAAAAGAAACTTGAAGCAAACTGAAGCCTTGAAACTAGTCGAATGCCTTTGGAAAGAAATGTTGAAACATGACGATGATGAAGTCATGCGTCTGATAGGAGAACCTTCAGAATTACTATTTGATGCAGTGAAATTAGGAAATTATGAGTTCTTGTCCGTTCTTATTGACTCTTATCCGGAGTTGCTATCAGAATGTGACGACAACAATCAGACTATATTCCATATTGCAGTCTTGCATCGTCATGCATCTATCTTCAATCTAGTGCACGAGACAGGCTCCATCAAAGATATCATAGCAACATATACTGACAATGAGAATAACAACATTCTACATCTAGCAGCAAAATTGGCACCTCAAGACCAACTCAATCTTGTGTCTGGAGCGGCTCTTCAAATGCAGCGAGAATTAGTATGGTTTGAG GAAGTCGAGAAGATAGTGCAACCTCCCTTCATAGACATGAAAAATAACCAAGGCAAAACACCTCGAGAATTATTCACTAGCGAGCATGAGGATCTATTGCACAAGGGAGAATCATGGATGAAGAGCACTGCAAATTCGTGCATGCTTGTTTCAACTATTATCGCCACTGTCGTGTTTTCAGCTGCATTTAGCATTCCGGGGGGTATATCTGATAATAAACGAACACCGAATTTCGTAAAAGAGACAGCATTTCTAATCTTCATCATATCTGATGGAGTAGCACTCTTTTCCTCATCAACTGCAATCCTCATGTTCTTGTACATCCTTACATCACGGTATGCTGAAAACGATTTTCTCAAATCCTTACCGTTGAAGTTGATGATCGGACTCACTTCACTCTTCATATCTATAACATCGATGATGGTAGCTTTCAGCACAGCCTTCTATTTATCTTGTCGCTACGAATTGAGATGGGTTCCGgatcttatatttatatttgcaTTCGTCCCAGTTGCCTTGTTCGCTTTCTTGCAGTATCCTCTCCTGTCTGACATATTCTTTTCAACATATTGTTCAAGTCTTCTGTTTCAGCCAAGGAGGGATTTGATTTACTGGAAAGTCAAGGCCTAA
- the LOC137742485 gene encoding ankyrin repeat-containing protein At5g02620-like isoform X1: MSSPRAQSIPAPTGIQMAAVNGAPVAENVVIGIPASTEPIHQPNYPSRHLLENTNRDSYLNLCMPLYKAAMKGDWDTTKDILNINRALLTASITKGWETVLHVAAGVKDNIHFVGELVQMMDEEDLALQDIKGNTALSFAAATGTLEIAEILIRKNRSLPTIPGGKGMTPLYVAALFGQSKMAWYLYDKTYETLNEKSRRFLFFCCIDHDLYDVALKLLEDDTTLATARKGDGGTALHVIARKSLEFGDQSTPGMCRRLMNTLKVLLGIKFSYKRNLKQTEALKLVECLWKEMLKHDDDEVMRLIGEPSELLFDAVKLGNYEFLSVLIDSYPELLSECDDNNQTIFHIAVLHRHASIFNLVHETGSIKDIIATYTDNENNNILHLAAKLAPQDQLNLVSGAALQMQRELVWFEEVEKIVQPPFIDMKNNQGKTPRELFTSEHEDLLHKGESWMKSTANSCMLVSTIIATVVFSAAFSIPGGISDNKRTPNFVKETAFLIFIISDGVALFSSSTAILMFLYILTSRYAENDFLKSLPLKLMIGLTSLFISITSMMVAFSTAFYLSCRYELRWVPDLIFIFAFVPVALFAFLQYPLLSDIFFSTYCSSLLFQPRRDLIYWKVKA, encoded by the exons ATGTCTAGTCCACGAGCACAAAGTATACCAGCTCCAACTGGGATTCAAATGGCGGCAGTAAATGGCGCTCCGGTTGCTGAAAATGTCGTCATTGGCATTCCCGCTTCTACAGAACCCATTCATCAACCGAACTATCCTTCACGTCATCTACTAGAAAATACCAATA GAGATTCCTACTTGAACTTGTGTATGCCCCTCTATAAAGCTGCAATGAAAGGCGACTGGGATACCACCAAGGACATCTTAAATATCAACCGGGCACTCTTAACCGCTAGTATAACAAAAGGATGGGAAACTGTTCTTCACGTTGCAGCAGGAGTAAAGGACAATATTCACTTTGTGGGGGAACTAGTCCAAATGATGGATGAAGAAGACTTGGCACTTCAAGACATTAAAGGAAATACGGCACTGAGCTTCGCTGCTGCAACTGGAACCCTAGAAATTGCCGAGATTTTGATACGAAAAAATAGGTCCTTGCCAACAATTCCAGGTGGTAAAGGAATGACACCACTCTATGTGGCTGCTTTGTTTGGACAGTCTAAAATGGCGTGGTATTTATACGATAAAACATATGAAACGTTGAATGAAAAGAGCCGCAGATTTCTATTCTTCTGTTGCATCGATCATGATCTTTATG ATGTAGCCCTGAAGTTGCTAGAAGATGATACTACATTAGCAACGGCCCGCAAAGGCGACGGTGGAACGGCCTTGCATGTCATAGCTCGaaaatctttagaatttggtgaCCAAAGTACTCCTGGAATGTGTAGAAGACTTATGAACACAT TGAAAGTACTCCTAGGCATAAAGTTTTCTTACAAAAGAAACTTGAAGCAAACTGAAGCCTTGAAACTAGTCGAATGCCTTTGGAAAGAAATGTTGAAACATGACGATGATGAAGTCATGCGTCTGATAGGAGAACCTTCAGAATTACTATTTGATGCAGTGAAATTAGGAAATTATGAGTTCTTGTCCGTTCTTATTGACTCTTATCCGGAGTTGCTATCAGAATGTGACGACAACAATCAGACTATATTCCATATTGCAGTCTTGCATCGTCATGCATCTATCTTCAATCTAGTGCACGAGACAGGCTCCATCAAAGATATCATAGCAACATATACTGACAATGAGAATAACAACATTCTACATCTAGCAGCAAAATTGGCACCTCAAGACCAACTCAATCTTGTGTCTGGAGCGGCTCTTCAAATGCAGCGAGAATTAGTATGGTTTGAG GAAGTCGAGAAGATAGTGCAACCTCCCTTCATAGACATGAAAAATAACCAAGGCAAAACACCTCGAGAATTATTCACTAGCGAGCATGAGGATCTATTGCACAAGGGAGAATCATGGATGAAGAGCACTGCAAATTCGTGCATGCTTGTTTCAACTATTATCGCCACTGTCGTGTTTTCAGCTGCATTTAGCATTCCGGGGGGTATATCTGATAATAAACGAACACCGAATTTCGTAAAAGAGACAGCATTTCTAATCTTCATCATATCTGATGGAGTAGCACTCTTTTCCTCATCAACTGCAATCCTCATGTTCTTGTACATCCTTACATCACGGTATGCTGAAAACGATTTTCTCAAATCCTTACCGTTGAAGTTGATGATCGGACTCACTTCACTCTTCATATCTATAACATCGATGATGGTAGCTTTCAGCACAGCCTTCTATTTATCTTGTCGCTACGAATTGAGATGGGTTCCGgatcttatatttatatttgcaTTCGTCCCAGTTGCCTTGTTCGCTTTCTTGCAGTATCCTCTCCTGTCTGACATATTCTTTTCAACATATTGTTCAAGTCTTCTGTTTCAGCCAAGGAGGGATTTGATTTACTGGAAAGTCAAGGCCTAA
- the LOC137743000 gene encoding uncharacterized protein — protein sequence MGTYDIGNFEFLLGMTIWYEILATVNEVSKNLQSTDMLIDVAIEQVQGLIAYFEKYRETGFAEAMINAKKLAIEMEIDPVFPEKRQVRRKRHCDENEGESSQPTKQSVEESFRVHYFLYIIDQAIGSLKRRFEEYQAYDDIFGFLFTSERLNLIDNDKLKDCCDRLQNFLKKDELFDVDGDALSVELKLLRERLPK from the coding sequence ATGGGAACATACGACATTgggaattttgagtttttattggGCATGACTATTTGGTATGAAATATTGGCTACTGTTAATGAGGTTAGCAAAAATTTGCAATCTACAGACATGCTTATTGATGTTGCTATAGAACAAGTACAAGGATTGATCGCTTATTTTGAAAAGTACAGAGAAACTGGATTTGCGGAGGCTATGATTAATGCTAAAAAACTTGCTATTGAAATGGAAATTGATCCCGTGTTTCCAGAAAAGCGTCAAGTTCGTAGAAAAAGACATTGTGATGAGAATGAAGGTGAATCATCCCAACCAACTAAACAATCAGTAGAGGAATCTTTTAGGGTTCATTACTTCTTGTATATAATAGATCAAGCTATTGGTTCACTGAAGAGAAGGTTTGAAGAATATCAAGCGTATGATGATAtatttgggtttttgttcaCTTCGGAACGGTTGAATTTGATAGACAATGATAAATTAAAAGATTGTTGTGATCGGCTTCAAAACTTTCTCAAGAAAGATGAGCTCTTTGATGTTGATGGGGATGCATTATCAGTAGAGTTGAAGCTTTTACGAGAGCGTTtgccaaaataa
- the LOC137742788 gene encoding small ribosomal subunit protein eS25y-like — MAPKKDKAPPPSSKPAKSGGGKQKKKKWSKGKQKEKVNNMVLFDQGTYDKLLSEVPKYKLITLSILSDRLRINGSLARRAIKDLMARGSIRLIAAHASQQIYTRATNT, encoded by the exons ATg GCTCCCAAGAAGGATAAGGCTCCTCCACCGTCCTCAAAGCCTGCCAAGTCTGGCGGAGGcaagcagaagaagaag AAGTGGAGCAAGGGAAAGCAAAAGGAGAAGGTGAACAACATGGTTTTGTTTGATCAGGGGACTTACGACAAGCTGCTTTCCGAAGTTCCGAAGTATAAGCTCATTACTCTTTCCATCTTGTCTGACAGACTAAGG ATTAATGGATCATTGGCTCGCCGTGCAATTAAGGATTTGATGGCAAGGGGTTCCATTAGGCTGATAGCTGCTCATGCTAGCCAGCAGATATACACCAGAGCCACCAATACTTAA